A region of the Curtobacterium flaccumfaciens pv. betae genome:
GCCGAAGTGGTCCGGGGTGTTCTGCGCAGCCGCGCTCGCCCACGTGCGGATCGCGGCACCGTGGCTGACGGCGGCGGCGACCGCGACCCCGGTGGCCTCGATCTGCCGGACGGCGTCGTCGTAGCGCTCGAAGAACTCGGTGCCGCTCTCGGCGCCGGGCATCCGGGTCGTCCGATCGCCGCCCGACCAGCCGTGCACGGTGGAGATGTAGGTCTGCACGGACACCTTGTCGCTCTTGCCCTGGGTGTCGCCCGCCTCGATCTCACGCAGGCCCGGCAGCACCACGGGCTCGAGGCCGAGCGAGGTCGCGAGGGGCGCCGCGGTGATCTGCGTGCGGACCATCGACGACACGAACAGTCGCTCGATCCCCCGGTCGGCGAGCGCTGCGGGCAGGGCGTCGGCCTGCTGCTGCCCGAGCTCCGTCAGCCCCGGTCCGGGCACCACGGCATCGAGGATGCCGTGCACGTTCGCGGGGGTCTGGCCGTGGCGGATGAGCAGCAGT
Encoded here:
- a CDS encoding histidine phosphatase family protein, coding for MRLLLIRHGQTPANVHGILDAVVPGPGLTELGQQQADALPAALADRGIERLFVSSMVRTQITAAPLATSLGLEPVVLPGLREIEAGDTQGKSDKVSVQTYISTVHGWSGGDRTTRMPGAESGTEFFERYDDAVRQIEATGVAVAAAVSHGAAIRTWASAAAQNTPDHFGTKRHLENTGIVELEGSFADGWRLVDWEGEPVGGDQLIDRTALDPTGERF